The following coding sequences lie in one Trueperaceae bacterium genomic window:
- a CDS encoding sugar ABC transporter permease, whose product MRGTLAAREARLAYLMLTPTFAIVFAIVLFPVLANFWIAFKPVELGDLRPPEPIVRERLRSEATAVGGDVVVRYQMRSSSLDVAIRDVVLFDALPAGLTLTTDDPRCEQDGRDLACVLGTWEGGHRENLDLTFEAGPAYADAGFPDPLATRPQMRGRAPNVLTDATFTLDNFRRVIGAPDFWPALRVTLWYTVFGTIGSILLGLFAAQLLHADFLGKGVLRGVFLFPYVAPVIAAAFAWAFLLDPLSGNVNAVLKEYGLVEQAVNFLSRRTATVDLFGLELAVPMALTVVILFEAWRYFPFAFLFILARFQAIPQDMYEAADVDGASPLQRFWYVTLPQLVGILSTLFLLRFIWTFNKFDDIFLLTGGAAGTKTLTVQVYDQAFALADLGAGAAVAVVLFVILATFMILYFRFAPEGE is encoded by the coding sequence GTGCGCGGAACCCTCGCCGCCCGCGAAGCCCGACTCGCCTATTTGATGCTCACCCCGACGTTCGCGATCGTCTTCGCGATCGTCCTCTTCCCCGTCCTCGCGAATTTCTGGATCGCCTTCAAACCGGTCGAGCTCGGCGACCTGCGCCCCCCCGAACCGATCGTCCGCGAACGCCTCCGCAGCGAAGCGACCGCCGTCGGCGGCGACGTCGTCGTGCGCTACCAGATGCGCAGCAGCTCCCTCGACGTCGCCATCCGCGACGTCGTCCTGTTCGACGCCCTCCCCGCCGGCCTGACGCTGACGACCGACGACCCCCGCTGCGAGCAGGACGGCCGCGACCTCGCCTGCGTCCTGGGGACGTGGGAGGGCGGCCACCGCGAGAACCTCGACCTCACCTTCGAGGCCGGGCCCGCCTACGCCGACGCCGGCTTCCCCGACCCGCTCGCCACCCGACCCCAGATGCGCGGGCGCGCCCCGAACGTCCTCACCGACGCCACCTTCACGCTCGACAACTTCCGTCGCGTCATCGGCGCGCCCGACTTCTGGCCGGCGCTGCGCGTCACCCTCTGGTACACGGTCTTCGGCACGATCGGCTCGATCCTGCTGGGGCTGTTCGCCGCCCAACTCCTTCACGCCGACTTCCTCGGCAAGGGGGTCCTGCGCGGCGTGTTCCTGTTCCCCTACGTCGCCCCCGTCATCGCCGCCGCCTTCGCCTGGGCGTTCCTCCTCGACCCGCTCTCGGGGAACGTCAACGCCGTCCTCAAGGAGTACGGCCTCGTCGAGCAGGCGGTGAATTTCCTCAGTCGCCGCACCGCGACCGTCGACCTGTTCGGCCTCGAACTGGCCGTCCCGATGGCGCTCACGGTCGTCATCCTGTTCGAGGCGTGGCGCTACTTCCCCTTCGCCTTCCTGTTCATCCTCGCGCGCTTCCAGGCGATCCCGCAGGACATGTACGAGGCGGCGGACGTCGACGGCGCCAGCCCCCTGCAACGCTTCTGGTACGTCACCCTGCCCCAGCTCGTCGGCATCCTCTCGACCCTGTTCCTGCTGCGCTTCATCTGGACGTTCAACAAGTTCGACGACATCTTCCTGCTGACCGGCGGCGCCGCCGGCACCAAGACCCTCACCGTCCAGGTGTACGACCAGGCGTTCGCGCTCGCCGACCTCGGTGCCGGCGCCGCCGTCGCCGTCGTCCTCTTCGTCATCCTGGCCACCTTCATGATCCTCTACTTCCGCTTCGCTCCGGAGGGGGAATGA
- a CDS encoding extracellular solute-binding protein, whose product MKRLVVPLALALIGSLAFAQLRMWTTQVQPERMEVQESIAAQFEAQTGTAIEVIPVEESELATRITAAFSAGDLPDLIYHPVSQTIGWAEAGILDVTAASEVIDALGESTFAQGLLGLNATPDGYAAVPSDGWTQLLVYRADLFEEAGLAPPTSYAAIETAVEALHDPPNTFGFVAATDVDNDYTMQVIEHLFLANGVQLVNDDGSIGLDAEATTHALEFYKTLADASPDGNLFWQQSRELYFDGRAAMIVWSPFILDEMAGLRDAAPVTIGDDPTTTELAEVTGIVTNLAGPDHPEGASWAALSNWGITVDADTEAAQAFVEWILDGDAYLEWLSMAPEGLFPVRNGTSADATAFVDGWGELDVGVDRRASLGELYGEDVVNDIVAGLAVADRWAYAQGEGALLSRLYGTRVMAELVRSYLDGEATVEETVERLQSRVAALQ is encoded by the coding sequence GTGAAACGACTCGTCGTCCCCCTCGCGTTGGCCCTGATCGGCAGCTTGGCGTTCGCGCAACTGCGCATGTGGACCACGCAGGTCCAACCCGAACGCATGGAGGTGCAGGAGAGCATCGCCGCGCAGTTCGAGGCGCAGACCGGCACCGCGATCGAGGTGATCCCCGTCGAGGAGTCCGAACTCGCGACGCGCATCACCGCCGCCTTCAGCGCCGGCGACCTGCCCGACCTCATCTACCACCCGGTCAGCCAGACGATCGGCTGGGCCGAGGCCGGCATCCTCGACGTCACCGCCGCCAGCGAGGTCATCGACGCCCTCGGGGAGAGCACGTTCGCGCAGGGCCTGCTCGGCCTCAACGCCACCCCCGACGGCTACGCCGCGGTGCCCAGCGACGGCTGGACGCAGCTGCTCGTCTACCGCGCCGACCTCTTCGAGGAGGCCGGCCTGGCGCCGCCCACCAGCTACGCCGCGATCGAAACCGCCGTCGAAGCGCTCCACGACCCCCCGAACACCTTCGGCTTCGTCGCCGCCACCGACGTCGACAACGACTACACGATGCAGGTCATCGAGCACCTGTTCCTCGCCAACGGCGTGCAGCTCGTGAACGACGACGGCAGCATCGGCCTCGACGCGGAGGCCACCACCCACGCGCTCGAGTTCTACAAGACCCTCGCCGACGCCAGCCCCGACGGCAACCTCTTCTGGCAACAGTCGCGCGAGCTGTACTTCGACGGGCGCGCCGCCATGATCGTCTGGTCGCCGTTCATCCTCGACGAGATGGCCGGCCTCCGCGACGCGGCCCCCGTCACGATCGGCGACGACCCCACCACCACCGAGCTCGCCGAAGTCACCGGCATCGTCACCAACCTCGCCGGCCCCGACCACCCCGAGGGCGCCAGCTGGGCGGCGCTCTCCAACTGGGGCATCACCGTCGACGCCGACACCGAAGCGGCGCAAGCGTTCGTCGAGTGGATCCTCGACGGCGACGCCTACCTCGAGTGGCTCTCCATGGCGCCCGAAGGCCTGTTCCCGGTCCGCAACGGCACGAGCGCCGACGCCACGGCGTTCGTCGACGGCTGGGGCGAACTCGACGTCGGCGTCGACCGCCGCGCCTCGCTTGGGGAACTGTACGGCGAGGACGTCGTGAACGACATCGTCGCCGGCCTCGCCGTCGCCGACCGCTGGGCGTACGCGCAGGGCGAAGGGGCGCTCCTCTCGCGCCTCTACGGCACCCGCGTCATGGCCGAACTCGTCCGCAGTTACCTCGACGGCGAAGCGACCGTCGAGGAGACCGTCGAACGCTTGCAGAGCCGCGTGGCCGCCCTGCAGTGA
- a CDS encoding LacI family DNA-binding transcriptional regulator — translation MPDRPPTLHDVARHAAVSTATVSRVVNGGAVADATARVVRDAIRDLGYVPNPAARGLITGRSDVVGILVPDLVGPLNAAIARGVEDVLEAHDKLATIMTDHRDEAREARRVATLVARRVDGLVLIGSHLHDAPLRDLVGDTPVVHVGAERPPGDGGVPEVRIDNHAGIDAALAHLAALGHRDVAHLAGPRRDGAERRAALRTLAPRHGLRVRRVVDTDFSEESGRAAGATLLADGDATAVLCANDRVAAGFYAAARERGLHLPDDLSVVGFDDLPWSAYLDPPLTTVRQPGRALGRDAAARLFDAGAGPPAPVTPDLVPRDSTVPPPR, via the coding sequence ATGCCCGACCGTCCCCCCACCCTGCACGACGTCGCTCGACACGCCGCCGTCTCCACGGCGACGGTCTCCCGCGTCGTCAACGGCGGCGCCGTCGCCGACGCCACCGCCCGCGTGGTGCGCGACGCCATCCGCGACCTCGGCTACGTCCCCAACCCCGCCGCCCGCGGCCTCATCACCGGCCGCAGCGACGTCGTCGGCATCCTCGTCCCCGACCTCGTCGGACCCCTCAACGCCGCCATCGCACGCGGCGTCGAGGACGTCCTCGAAGCCCACGACAAACTCGCGACGATCATGACCGACCACCGCGACGAGGCGCGCGAAGCGCGCCGCGTCGCCACGCTCGTCGCCCGCCGCGTCGACGGCCTCGTCCTGATCGGCAGCCACCTGCACGACGCCCCCCTCCGCGACCTGGTCGGCGACACGCCGGTCGTGCACGTCGGTGCGGAACGCCCGCCCGGCGACGGCGGCGTCCCCGAGGTCCGCATCGACAACCACGCCGGCATCGACGCCGCCCTGGCCCACCTCGCCGCCCTCGGGCACCGCGACGTCGCCCACCTCGCCGGCCCGCGCCGCGACGGCGCGGAACGCCGCGCCGCCCTCCGCACCCTCGCCCCCCGCCACGGCCTGCGCGTCCGCCGCGTCGTCGACACCGACTTCAGCGAAGAAAGCGGCCGCGCCGCCGGCGCCACCCTCCTCGCCGACGGCGACGCCACCGCCGTCCTGTGCGCCAACGACCGGGTCGCCGCCGGCTTCTACGCCGCCGCCCGCGAACGCGGCCTGCACCTCCCCGACGACCTGTCCGTCGTCGGCTTCGACGACCTCCCCTGGAGCGCCTACCTCGACCCGCCCCTCACCACCGTCCGGCAGCCCGGACGCGCCCTCGGGCGCGACGCCGCCGCCCGCCTCTTCGACGCCGGCGCGGGCCCCCCCGCGCCGGTCACGCCCGACCTCGTCCCGCGGGACTCCACGGTCCCGCCGCCCCGCTAG
- a CDS encoding thiamine diphosphokinase, with the protein MTALVLAGGAVHATARLRAAVRDATLVIAADGGLRHAAALGVTPDRLVGDLDSVREADRAAWPGLAVEAAPADKDVLDLELALDAARARGATRTLVVGAFGGRLDQSLAAAQIAARRAERGEALALLDGLQDVHPVAAGGALDLPLPAGTTFSLVGFGDVARVSVGGAAYPLDAAALPRGVGRGVSNVAEGDGTRVDVHAGVVLVVVLHDVVRDA; encoded by the coding sequence GTGACGGCGCTGGTGCTGGCGGGCGGGGCGGTGCACGCCACCGCCCGCCTGCGCGCGGCGGTGCGCGACGCGACCCTCGTGATCGCGGCGGACGGCGGCCTCCGGCACGCCGCGGCGTTGGGCGTGACGCCCGACCGGCTGGTCGGCGACCTCGATTCGGTGCGCGAAGCCGACCGGGCGGCCTGGCCCGGCCTCGCGGTCGAGGCGGCCCCCGCCGACAAGGACGTCCTCGACCTGGAGTTGGCGCTCGACGCCGCGCGGGCGCGGGGGGCGACGCGTACCCTCGTCGTGGGGGCGTTCGGGGGGCGGCTCGACCAGTCGCTGGCGGCGGCGCAGATCGCCGCGCGCCGCGCGGAGCGCGGCGAGGCGCTCGCGCTCCTGGACGGCCTGCAGGACGTCCATCCGGTCGCGGCCGGCGGCGCGCTGGACCTGCCGCTGCCGGCGGGGACGACGTTCAGTCTGGTGGGGTTCGGCGACGTCGCCCGCGTGAGCGTGGGCGGCGCCGCCTACCCGCTGGACGCGGCCGCCCTCCCGCGCGGCGTGGGGCGCGGGGTGTCGAACGTCGCGGAGGGCGACGGGACCCGCGTCGACGTCCACGCGGGCGTCGTCCTCGTCGTCGTCCTCCACGACGTCGTGCGCGACGCCTGA
- a CDS encoding ABC transporter ATP-binding protein, producing MSAAPADDDVLAVRGVVRRYGAVRALDGVDLDVPAGATVALLGPSGCGKSTLLRILAGLEPPDAGRVTLAGRDLAPIPAQRRGVGMVFQDFALFPHLDVAGNVAFALVEAGWSRAARRARVAELLERVGLAGAEARRPHELSGGQRQRVALARALAPHPRTLLLDEPLSNLDRALRADLETELRDLLGSLDLRAVYVTHDQREAFALGDVVALMRAGRIRRVATPDALLDAPGDVWTARFLGLREVLPADVGRRLGFGGPVLLRTERWTPDPDGRPFSVARVVRLGAEVAFDLEAPDWGATLRWVARPRELPSDVPGVGEALSLRVPDDAWTPLEDDA from the coding sequence GTGAGCGCGGCGCCGGCCGACGACGACGTCCTCGCGGTCCGCGGCGTCGTCCGCCGCTACGGCGCCGTGCGGGCCCTCGACGGCGTCGACCTGGACGTGCCGGCCGGCGCGACGGTGGCGCTCCTCGGCCCGTCGGGCTGCGGGAAATCGACGTTGCTGCGGATCCTCGCCGGCCTCGAACCGCCCGACGCGGGCCGCGTGACGCTCGCGGGGCGCGACCTGGCGCCCATCCCGGCGCAACGGCGGGGGGTGGGGATGGTGTTCCAGGATTTCGCGTTGTTCCCGCACCTCGACGTCGCGGGCAACGTCGCCTTCGCGCTCGTCGAGGCCGGCTGGTCGCGCGCCGCGCGCCGCGCCCGCGTCGCGGAGCTCTTGGAGCGCGTCGGTCTCGCCGGCGCCGAGGCGCGCCGCCCGCACGAGCTGTCGGGCGGGCAACGGCAACGCGTCGCGTTGGCGCGAGCGCTTGCGCCGCACCCGCGAACGCTGCTGCTCGACGAACCGCTCAGCAACCTCGACCGGGCGTTGCGGGCGGACCTCGAGACGGAGCTCCGGGACCTGCTCGGGTCCCTCGACCTGCGGGCGGTGTACGTCACGCACGACCAGCGGGAGGCGTTCGCGCTCGGGGACGTCGTGGCGCTCATGCGGGCCGGCCGCATCCGCCGGGTGGCGACCCCGGACGCGCTGCTCGACGCGCCCGGCGACGTCTGGACGGCGCGCTTCCTGGGCCTCCGGGAGGTGCTGCCGGCCGACGTGGGTCGTCGCCTCGGGTTCGGCGGGCCGGTGCTGCTGCGCACCGAGCGGTGGACGCCCGACCCGGACGGGCGGCCGTTCTCCGTCGCGCGGGTCGTGCGGCTCGGGGCCGAGGTCGCCTTCGACCTGGAGGCCCCCGACTGGGGCGCCACGCTGCGCTGGGTGGCCCGCCCCCGGGAACTGCCTAGCGACGTCCCCGGCGTCGGGGAGGCGCTGTCGCTGCGGGTGCCCGACGACGCCTGGACGCCGCTCGAGGACGACGCGTGA
- a CDS encoding iron ABC transporter permease, which translates to MNGRGPFGPASVAALLATAFLAVLLLVPLAAILQRGLADAPFAALADVAGDPFFRERLGRTLAQATLSTALTLASGLPAALVFARYRFPGKALLRAAFTVPFVMPTVVAGAAFLALLGPGGALGIDGLDTLGLVLLAHVFYNHAIVVRLVGGFLEAAAPRLRDAAATLGAGPLRTAWRVTLPLAAPAILAAAALVFVFTFTSFGVILLLAPGGAWNTLEVEVYRSVARTLQLDVAATLAALQLVVAMAVAGGYAALQARTAVPLRGGAPLPRPGRGGTLALAATLTPPLLLTLAPLAALAWRSVVPPGADGPTALGWRAAFAPSDLLGVASGAQATWTSLRFAGASALLATAAGTAFAYAVVRGGHRWLDRASLLPLATSSVTLGLGILLAWPAWAGTFGGLAAAHALIGMPFVARALLPSLRGIPASRSAAAAVAGAGPWRRLVRVDLPALRPALVAGGGFAAAVSLGEFGAALVLTRPEWATLPVAIYQRLGRPGAENHAAAMAMAVTLMLATGLVMALLDRLGGQGEW; encoded by the coding sequence GTGAACGGCCGCGGACCGTTCGGACCGGCGAGCGTCGCGGCGCTCCTGGCGACGGCGTTCCTTGCCGTCCTCCTCCTCGTGCCGCTCGCCGCGATCCTGCAGCGCGGCCTCGCCGACGCGCCGTTCGCGGCCCTCGCGGACGTGGCCGGCGACCCGTTCTTCCGCGAGCGGCTGGGGCGCACCCTCGCGCAGGCGACGCTCTCGACCGCCCTCACGCTGGCGTCGGGCCTCCCCGCCGCCCTCGTCTTCGCCCGCTACCGCTTTCCCGGCAAGGCGCTGCTGCGCGCCGCCTTCACGGTGCCGTTCGTCATGCCCACCGTCGTGGCCGGCGCCGCCTTCCTGGCGCTCCTGGGGCCGGGCGGCGCGCTGGGGATCGACGGGCTGGACACGCTGGGCCTGGTGCTGCTCGCGCACGTGTTCTACAACCACGCGATCGTCGTGCGCCTGGTCGGCGGCTTCCTCGAGGCGGCCGCCCCGCGCCTGCGCGACGCCGCCGCCACGCTCGGCGCGGGGCCGCTCCGGACCGCGTGGCGCGTCACGCTGCCGCTGGCGGCCCCGGCGATCCTCGCCGCCGCCGCCCTCGTGTTCGTCTTCACCTTCACCAGCTTCGGCGTGATCCTTCTGCTGGCGCCGGGGGGCGCCTGGAACACCCTCGAGGTGGAGGTGTACCGCAGCGTCGCGCGCACCCTCCAGCTCGACGTCGCCGCCACCCTCGCCGCCCTGCAGCTGGTCGTCGCGATGGCGGTCGCCGGCGGCTACGCGGCGCTGCAGGCGCGCACCGCCGTCCCCCTGCGCGGCGGGGCACCGCTGCCGCGCCCCGGGCGCGGGGGGACGCTCGCGCTCGCCGCGACGTTGACGCCGCCGTTGCTGCTGACCCTCGCGCCGCTCGCGGCGTTGGCGTGGCGCAGCGTCGTGCCGCCCGGCGCGGACGGCCCCACCGCGCTCGGGTGGCGCGCCGCGTTCGCCCCCAGCGACCTGCTCGGGGTCGCCTCCGGCGCGCAGGCGACGTGGACGTCGCTGCGTTTCGCGGGGGCCTCCGCGCTGCTCGCGACGGCGGCCGGGACCGCCTTCGCGTACGCCGTCGTGCGGGGCGGCCACCGGTGGCTCGACCGGGCGAGCCTCCTACCGCTCGCGACGAGCAGCGTCACGCTGGGCCTCGGCATCCTCCTCGCCTGGCCGGCGTGGGCCGGCACCTTCGGGGGGTTGGCGGCGGCGCACGCGCTGATCGGCATGCCGTTCGTCGCGCGGGCGCTGCTGCCCTCGCTCCGCGGGATCCCGGCGTCGCGCAGCGCGGCGGCGGCGGTCGCCGGGGCGGGACCGTGGAGACGCCTCGTGCGCGTCGACCTGCCCGCCCTACGTCCCGCCCTCGTGGCGGGCGGCGGGTTCGCCGCCGCGGTGTCGCTCGGGGAGTTCGGCGCGGCGCTCGTGCTGACGCGTCCGGAGTGGGCGACGTTGCCGGTGGCGATCTACCAGCGGTTGGGGCGGCCCGGCGCGGAGAACCATGCTGCGGCGATGGCGATGGCGGTGACCCTGATGCTCGCGACCGGTCTCGTGATGGCGCTCCTCGACCGGCTCGGCGGGCAGGGGGAGTGGTGA
- a CDS encoding AEC family transporter: MLASIAVLIDVVLPVFTVVALGALAGRWLRIDVPSLNRTSLYVLLPFLAFRAMAGLDPGEIAVARLVLGFATFAAAIAAIAWTLGARLDGPARRALAGTSMLGNGANVNLSVALFAFGEAGLDRAVVLYVATALLMYTLGPVLFGAARTPAQVLRTVAGFPVLWAALAGLVVHRTGVALPLPATRVVELVADAAIPVMLLILGLQLVKTGRWRPTKRVWGAVTLKMILAPALGTAAGLLVGLTGLDLAALVLLSAMPTAVNTLVMTVEFGGDPAPVGETVAITTAASLVTLPIVLTLLRPLL, encoded by the coding sequence GTGCTCGCCTCGATCGCCGTGCTGATCGACGTCGTCCTGCCCGTCTTCACGGTGGTCGCCCTCGGGGCGCTCGCCGGCCGGTGGCTGCGGATCGACGTCCCGTCCCTCAACCGCACGAGCCTGTACGTCCTGCTTCCGTTCCTGGCGTTCCGCGCGATGGCGGGCCTCGACCCGGGCGAGATCGCCGTGGCGCGATTGGTGCTCGGCTTCGCGACGTTCGCCGCGGCGATCGCTGCCATCGCCTGGACCCTCGGGGCGCGCCTCGACGGGCCGGCCCGGCGCGCGTTGGCGGGCACGTCGATGCTCGGCAACGGCGCGAACGTCAACCTCTCCGTCGCGTTGTTCGCGTTCGGCGAGGCGGGCCTCGACCGCGCCGTCGTCCTGTACGTCGCGACCGCCCTGCTGATGTACACCCTCGGGCCGGTGTTGTTCGGCGCGGCCCGCACCCCGGCGCAGGTGCTGCGGACCGTCGCGGGGTTCCCGGTGTTGTGGGCGGCGCTCGCGGGCCTGGTCGTCCACCGGACCGGCGTCGCGTTGCCGCTCCCCGCGACCCGGGTCGTGGAGCTCGTCGCCGACGCCGCGATCCCGGTGATGCTGCTGATCCTGGGGTTGCAGCTGGTGAAGACCGGCCGCTGGCGCCCCACGAAGCGCGTGTGGGGCGCCGTCACCCTGAAGATGATTCTGGCGCCCGCCCTCGGGACCGCCGCCGGCCTGCTCGTGGGGTTGACCGGGCTCGACCTCGCGGCGCTCGTCCTGCTGAGCGCCATGCCGACCGCCGTCAACACGCTCGTCATGACGGTGGAGTTCGGCGGGGACCCCGCGCCGGTCGGGGAGACCGTCGCGATCACGACCGCCGCGTCGCTCGTGACGCTGCCGATCGTGCTGACGCTGCTGCGTCCCCTGCTCTAG
- a CDS encoding thiamine ABC transporter substrate-binding protein has protein sequence MPHPTPHPLRAARRALAAALLCAVAAASSAAAQEVTLVTHDSFTLPEARVAAFEAETGLDLRLVSGGDAGAMVNRALLTSGRPIADALFGIDDALIAREGARDLFAPYAPDALDAVPDALRFAGDRLTPVTVGYVTLNYDLAALEARGLAVPSDLRDLTTPAYAGATVVTDPATSSPGLAFLLTTIARFGEGGAYDWLDYWADLRDADVRVTSGWSDAYYTAFTRYGGDRPVVLSYATSPAAEVLFAETPLDVAPTGSLHCDACAWRQIEAAGVLAGGDEDAAARVVDFLLAPATQAAVPEAMFVYPARDDVPLPDAFEAYAPAPPEAAVASLDAARIEANQARWLEQWTQVVQRGRAPDEVR, from the coding sequence ATGCCTCACCCCACCCCCCACCCGCTCCGCGCGGCCCGGCGCGCCCTGGCCGCCGCCCTCCTGTGCGCCGTCGCGGCGGCGTCGTCCGCCGCCGCGCAGGAGGTCACCCTCGTGACGCACGACTCGTTCACGCTGCCCGAGGCGCGCGTCGCGGCGTTCGAGGCGGAGACCGGCCTCGACCTGCGCCTGGTGTCCGGCGGGGACGCCGGCGCGATGGTCAACCGGGCGCTGCTCACGTCCGGCCGCCCGATCGCCGACGCGCTGTTCGGGATCGACGACGCGTTGATCGCCCGCGAAGGCGCCCGCGACCTGTTCGCGCCGTACGCCCCCGACGCCCTCGACGCCGTGCCCGACGCCCTGCGCTTCGCCGGCGACCGCCTCACGCCGGTCACCGTCGGGTACGTCACCCTCAACTACGACCTCGCCGCGCTCGAGGCGCGCGGCCTCGCGGTCCCCAGCGACCTGCGCGACCTGACGACGCCCGCCTACGCCGGCGCGACGGTCGTCACCGACCCCGCGACGTCGAGCCCCGGCCTGGCGTTCCTGCTCACCACGATCGCTCGGTTCGGGGAGGGCGGCGCGTACGACTGGTTGGACTACTGGGCGGACCTGCGCGACGCGGACGTGCGCGTCACGTCCGGCTGGTCGGACGCCTACTACACCGCCTTCACCCGCTACGGCGGCGACCGCCCGGTCGTCCTCTCGTACGCCACCAGCCCCGCGGCGGAGGTGCTGTTCGCCGAGACGCCGCTCGACGTCGCCCCGACCGGCAGCCTCCACTGCGACGCCTGCGCGTGGCGGCAGATCGAAGCGGCCGGCGTCCTCGCGGGCGGCGACGAGGACGCCGCCGCGCGCGTCGTCGACTTCCTGCTGGCGCCCGCGACGCAGGCGGCGGTCCCCGAAGCGATGTTCGTCTACCCCGCCCGCGACGACGTGCCGCTGCCCGACGCCTTCGAGGCGTACGCGCCCGCGCCGCCCGAGGCGGCCGTCGCGTCGCTCGACGCGGCCCGCATCGAAGCGAACCAGGCCCGCTGGCTGGAGCAGTGGACCCAGGTCGTGCAGCGCGGGCGCGCCCCGGACGAGGTGCGCTGA